The Euwallacea fornicatus isolate EFF26 chromosome 14, ASM4011564v1, whole genome shotgun sequence nucleotide sequence ATACCAAAATACCAAAAAGCATCTGGCTGTACCACCACAAAAAAGATTGAGAAAACGATGATGCACATAGTTGTAGCAAAAGAATACATTACAATACAGCGAGAAAAAATCGTCGGTGTGCTGCGATAGGTTTGATCAAGTGTGTTGTATATTTATCAGCAACTGTAGGCAACAAATTACTCAGCGGCGAAATGAAACATGGGTTGATTTTTTAGTTactttgacaaaaaaaaatcacccaTGTGCGAGATTCTAATTAATCCCGCATGTTCTACTTCAGCAACAAAATGTTGCCAGCGAAAATTTGCTCGTGTGCGGCGACTCTAatggttaaaaatgtttacgtCTCGTGAAATCACAAACATTTCTGACCTAAGGTCTACCGCACACGACCAACTTGTCGCTGGCAACTATTTTGTTGCCGAAATGAAACATGTGGGTTTAATTAGAATTCTGCACATGGGTGATATTTTAGTTgaacaactaaaaaattcaaacatatTTCATTTCGCCGGTAGGTAAATAGTTGCCTACAGTTACCGAGATACGTACAACAGAATTATTCAAAGCTGTCGCCGCATACGGGCGATTTTATCTGACTGCACTGCAATGTACCTTTATGCTACGGCTATGTTCCTGTATGTCGCAGCCAAACTcatgtttgtatttttgtagGAGATTCGACGTCCcagtaaattcaacaaattgtCAACACTCCCATTGATCATTTGGCaataattgaagaattttatcAGATACTGTTTCAATCCCTCAAACAGGTGATGAAATCGTCTCTTGAAAAGTCTTCAGCTTCAAATCGGATAAACCCAAAATCACTTTCATTTTGGTTTCTTTTCTCGTGCAACGAGAGCACAAACATTTGTTGTCTCAACAAAATCTGAAGCGAACTGGCCGGTATACCATTCAATATACCATACTATTCAGCTACCCGTATGCACATGTGAAATGCTACCGGCAACTTTTAATcacctcaaaatttaaacaccagCAACTCAAGTTGCTCATAAGCGGCGGGCCTAAGAAGACTAGCGTCTAAGACTCTTAATCGTTTTAGGTTCAAACTGCCTGCTGTATGtaccattattttttatggataaAGAAAAGGTAGCCTGAACACTATAAAGATTTAAATGCCAACACATAGGGTGCTCTTTCGGTAGGGCAATAATCGTTTTATTATTCTAATTATCAATCGCGACTAACTATACTCactattattttaatggaaatattatgGATTAGATCATCGCTTGAAtagtttccaaaaatattattatctttATTGGTGGTGTTTCAATTGGAGCAACGCTGACCTGAAGGAATATTGTATCTTTCATTGTTGAGCTCCTAAaaaggacaccctgtatacgatataaaagaaaataagtcATGCTATTGAATTATatgtcacaattttttttatagcttgataacttttttGGGGTCCAAATCATTTTAAcccaccaaaaattaatggtttcttattaaaaaaaaagatctttGATTTTGCAATACGGAATGCATTACAAAAAATTgcggatttttttacttattttgcatataaatatttgcaaGCTTTCGGGAGTAGATTGAGATATTAGGTagcacaaaataaaacaaacgagcaattgaaaaatatagtaaataatataataaaacttaacCTAATCACAGCCAAACCCATCAAAACCTCAACTATCCTAACCAAATTAGTCTTACACGAataaaaacatacatataacataattgaaaaatagttaaatacATATAGTGAATGTGCCTATGATTAGGTTAGGTttctttatattatttattaaaattttgaactatttttttcttttattttactcCACCCAGTACCCCTATTCACTCCACAATCCCAAAAGCTTGTTGATACTTACATGGAAAGTAACTAAAAAATCCGcaattttttggaaagaaTCACGTATTATAATcaaagaagtaattttttcaaagaataaagcattaatttttgatgGGGTAAAGTCATATGTCACCCttgtctaaaaaattaaaaaacaacccagttaggaaaaacaaaaaaaaaagatgacaAATCTGTTTATACCATCGTTCTGTTTTGACAAAAGTCGCAAATTTTCGCGAAACCTCATCTCTGTATCTTTATTCATAAGCATTTACTCTACCACTATACTACTGTGATAACAAAATaaggtgaatttatttataaaatgaaaaatctttattcaTTAACATAAATTTCCGACACAATGCACTTATGCTATCGTTTCTTCTAATCTCCGAAACAGTCAGAGAAGTCTTTTTCCGAGAAGACCTTCAATGCTTTCTTCGATTTAGCTTTTATCTTTTCAATCCAGTTGAAATTGTGTCCACGAAGTGGtcttttgaagtttttggACAAATAGAAGTCCAACGGTGGTAAATCAGACCAATACGGTGGTTGTGGAGCGATATGGGTcgagtttttggcaaaatgcTCTCGAAAAACCAGTGCCGTGTGGGGCAGTGTATTATCTTGGTACCAAAACCACGAATTATCTGCCCGTATTTGTGGCATCTTGACGTAAATAGCTTCACTCAAACGTCGCATAACACACACATAATATTCCTTGTTAACAGTTTGTCGGCGGAAAACATTCATACTGCACAACACCGCGATAATCGAAGAAATCTGTTAACAtgactttgattttttaacgATTGTAGCGCGGTTTTTTTGATCTTGGTTCATCCTTGCACGATATTCCCGTTATTGGTTGGTTGTTTACAGATTTTATTCATAGATCCAAGTCGCATCTCCTGTAATGGTACGTTGCATGACGTCCTGGTAGTCAAAAATCATTGTTTGACAGATTTCAAACcgaaacttttttccaaaaaaattgagtatttgtAGAACTAATCGAGATTTGACGCATTTGCGGAAACAACACaccttttttaaatggttagGATTGATTCAAATGAAATCCCCGTAGTATCAGCAAGGTCTCTAATTGCCAGTCGACAATTCTGGGATATCGAATCTTTGATTTCATAACGTAGCTTTCATCGTTACACGTTGATGATCGCCTAAGGAACTCTTCGTCATGAACTCCTTTTCGACCTTCTTTAAAGTCTTTCCATCacttgtaaacattttttgcgaCATAGCCGTATCACCAAAACCTTTCTATAACATACTCAATGCTTCCGCAGCAGAAAAATCTCCATTCTGAAAACAAAACTTAATGCAAACTTCTTTGCTTAACAAAATCAGGCAtagtaaaaatagaaaaactcacttttgtatgtttacaaaaatacgTGTAGTTCTGCagcaattgaatattttaacatgaaACTTTGCATGGATATCACAGACAGTACTATccacttacaaaaaaaaacaatttcacgATTTTATAGTTCTCGcgaagtttaaattaaaaattcacctTATTTTTTCCTCACGTAGTACGACACAATGCACAAAACGATCTGAACTAGTAAGTCCCCATTAAGCAACCTTAAAGATCTATGAGCATACGCGTATTTTGGCTagtaagaatttatttttactacttGAAAAGTGCAATAAGTATGTATATCTGAATAGCTCAAAACGGTAGAGAGTCAAAAAACAAGGATTTAAGTTCAATGGCTGTTTCTGCCATTCAAAGCAGCGCATATGCACTTCGCCTTCTCTATAAACCGCCATTCACCGATATTCTTCGAAGAATAGTCTTAGCGAACAATGATACGCGCAcaggtaataaaaaaatcattaagttCGAGTTATGTCAGATGCAAGAAGATATGGATGTACTAAAAGGTCACTTATTTTTATGTTACACGAGCCGGGCCAGACCAGGCGCCGAGGTGAATGGTACTTGATCAAGATAAACCATAAGTAATAGGCGACGGTACGTTTTTGGTTCTGCGATTATGCATATGCGTCTCTGCGTAATAAATGGTACTTCGACAAAAGCGTAATAAATGGTACTTCGACAAAAGATTTAACAGACGAAAGCGAGACGCTTATGGGCGGGAGTCGAGACGATTGCAGGCTGCACCAACACGAAAGGTAGCACTTGAGACTGAAACTGGTAAGGTTTTTTGTGTTGGGACCACAAATTGCACTAATTGCTAATCACGGGAGTTTCATGTAGCCTACACGTAATTGAGAATAACACTCATTTTATTCAATGGCAAAAATAAGACGTCTAGTCGAGTCTAATGTAGTCAGGAAGGACTTTCTTCGGCGCTATTTCCCATTCAAATTCAACGAAGTCTGATACAAATTGAAGATATATGAAGCTATTAAGCCGTGTGGGCTGTAATTAATTCATTACCCGCTAATTTTCTTGTATCATTCGAATGCTGATGAAACGCCTTTTGGCGCCTGTAAGCgtagatttattttaatctaGAATGACTTCCTGTATTGCCAGTTCAGCTATCCTTTTgcttctaaaaatatttttctaaaattctcaAATATATAGAGAGTCCCAAACCTGACGCTTGttagtaaaaatgtttaagatTTTATCCAAATTAAAATACAGGATGCATGGCCAAACTGTAATATTTTCGGTAAGTGTTTGATTACTGTACATAATAAAACCGgccgttttttaattttattttcagcatTGCTGATCATTGTAAGTGGTATATTTTAGTGTTCAGTTTTTTATATGTCCGAGGTTTTTATTACTATAAATgcgtttatttacattttttgtcaTACTCGCACCAAATTTATCTCAAATCAACATCAGCTGTTTGAAATCTAttaatttcccttttttacGGTACCCCTCCATTGAAATATGCCCATCGTTTGCGACGATTTCTAGAATAACatgtgaaattgaaataacattaataataatattaactaTAATTGGACAGTTCGACCTCCTTTTCTTCAcctctattattattattaactggTCATCATCTGCCAGTATTTTTCTTCCtcacaaatttttatatacagaaatttaatttgaatgcgATATCGTggttttgaaacaccctgaaTCATCGAATATATGTTCTGAATGTAGCATGTAGAAAACTACAATAATTAATCTCTGCATAGAGTTTTTTTCTAGTTACAACCGTTTTTTTCCATCCATCGCTTACATACTGTTGAGCCACGCTGTACATTGGTGATTGCTACATTGAAACCAATATCATATGATGAAATCATGTTATATTCGCTATGGCCTtttataaaaaacatttcgtGTCTTGGACAAATTAACATTAAGACAGCAATGCAAGAAATTGATgcgtgaaaataaaaaatgtcaatggATTTTCGACTTTCCATGAGTAGAGGAGAATACGGtgtatttctaaaaaaaggtCTCAAGTTCTCGAGCTAATATAGGAATAGTTAAAACAACCAAAATCGACAGACGTATATCGAGGACCATAAATCGATGACAGAataatacatatgtatgtacagctttggaaactcaacataTAATAATCATTCCTCGAAGGTTTTATTATCTATCACCACTGaagtacgaggatagtcccagaagtacccgacctgatatatagatggcgattttgttgttaacaagttgcctatattacaaagacttaACCTTAAAAATCTTATGACTAACGTACGAAGctgctacgttgatttgtgtttgttttggagctGTTTTCAGTCTGGAACGCCTTAAGAGAATTTGTGAACATGAAAAcaattggtcatcgatacacggttcagttttttcatttgaaaggtcttagtcgATCCAGCATCAAGCTCAGTTAGATTTTACTCTAGGGGAATCTGATCCTTCATtgacaactgtaaaatattggatggCAGAGTTCTAACACGATCAtacgagctgccaagacgaattCTGCAGTGATCAATACAATGACATTCCAGACCTGACTACCATGGATGTTATTGTGAAAATCCACTATACTCTATAGGAAGACCGTTGGCTAAAATTACGCGCGTAAACACACATCAtagacatttcaaaaagtactgtacatcTCATTTTCAGcgaacaattggatatgaaAAAAGTATGCACAAGACGAACAAAATCAGTGCCgagaggatgtttcaaggaaGTCTTTGACAAAATTTTGCGGCAATGAAGTCACATTTTGCATAGATTCACAACCGTCGAGGAAACATGGATCTATCATCTTACGCGTGATACGAAAAAGCAGtgaaaacaatggactcaagaGGAGGGTCAACtctaaaaaaagcaaaaagagTGGAATCATTTTTACTCactctaaaagaaaaacaataaacggagaatattgttaaaaattaatgcagcgtttgagcgaagaaattaggaaaaaacgaCATTTGACATAAAAAAGTATTGTTTCATAAAGAGAACGCACCAGTCTACAGTTAcatcatcgcgatggccaaaatcaatcacctaggtttcgaacttttcacTCACCCAccttattcgccagatttagccccctcagattattttctattttcaaacttaaagtAATGGTTCGttgaaaagagatttgccaagaACGAAGATGTGGAATCCGAGGTTGACGCCTAGTTTGAAACATGCGAAGCTACCTACTATAAACAGGATTTAGAGAAGTCATAGAATATCGCTGGGAAGAGTGCGTCAATCGCAGaagagactatgttgagaaataacataatattttccaaaaatgttttttccttaCGTGTtaagtcgggtacttctgagactatcctcgtatataTAAACATGTACAAATCATACCCATCTTAAAAGTTACCTAAAGAGTTGTTGCGATATTTAATGGTCCTGTCTGCTGTCCACAATTTGAATGCAAACCTCTTCCGAAAAGGCACCACGcaatgaaacaaattaaatatgaTAAATCGTAACATCGGCGCATACAAAATCACCTTAATCAAGCGACCACCGCGGTGGGTAAACcttaattaatcaaatctgAAAAAGTGTCAGAATGGCTGGCAGGTAGACTTTAATTGGCTTTATTCAACACCTTAGATCCGGCGCTAAAAGATTTCACGGGTACACCCCGTTCGGAGATTCTCCGAATAggttaacaataacaaataaatttcttgaGTGGTGTCATTGTAATGTAAGGATAgggaattatttatattttacattgGCGCCGGTATGTCAATTAAGCCTGTTTAATTattggagaaaaaaaaacaacgaattTGAATATAACAAACGAATACTTTCGCCTTATGCGCCTCAGACAATGCATCCTGCAGTGCTGAAGGTCGTTGAATGTCTTCTAATGGGATACCATCTAACATCTTCATAAATACGTTAATTAAGCAATTATCTTAACTAAAAATATACCCTTGGAGATTGTTTCACTTACATATTATATATAGACATatagttaatatttttcagcTAACTTAATGAATCTGCTGAACTAATTAATACTCACCGCAGTTTTCTTCACAAATTCATTCGACAACAGCCTCTGCTGGATTTTCAACATTGAAGTCAGTAAAGTACGAAGCACTTGAACAGTCGAATACTCCGGATTCTCCTCCGAGAAAGTTAATTCAACTTGTGAAGGGAAAGCAATTAATGCATTTATTTCTGTTAGATTAGTTACATCCCTTTTAACTTTTTGTGAAGTCTACTATTGAACTTTATCGGTAAGGACTTTAGTCTGGTCAATAGGCAAACTAGCAGAAGATGAAAGGTCTCAGCGGGTCCCGAAGACCGTTGAAGCTTAAAACCTCAGAATAAGTGCTTTTCGTTGGTAATTTTCAATCAGTTGCAGACGGCCTCTCTATCGCATCTCTTGGAGGTGTGGGGAATAGATGTGGTAGATAGAAGGGGGTCATAAGTTCCGGAATAGACTCCCTCCAAATAAAAGGAGCTCGCTGTCCACTGTAAGGAGGGGTTCCTGAAACGATTGATGCCGCAAAGTGGGGAGACCAGATACGTTTCCTGCTGATTGTCTTTTCTCCCAGGAGACTCTGAGATCCCGATGCGCTGAGTTAACCCACTCTATCACCAGGCAACAAATCATCCCGTAAGGTTGGATGTCCGCAAATGCTGCCAGTCCTCGCCTGATCTCTTGGTCCTTCTTCGTATATATGTTGAGCTTTGCTGACGgcttatcgattttttttccattttcgtgAAATTACAGTCTAG carries:
- the LOC136343341 gene encoding uncharacterized protein, whose translation is MNVFRRQTVNKEYYVCVMRRLSEAIYVKMPQIRADNSWFWYQDNTLPHTALVFREHFAKNSTHIAPQPPYWSDLPPLDFYLSKNFKRPLRGHNFNWIEKIKAKSKKALKVFSEKDFSDCFGD